The Pseudoalteromonas tunicata genome segment GCGATCACGCCAAGGGCGCTCAGTATGAGTAACTAAAACCCCACTTTGCCAAGTGTCCTCACGGTAACGAGCTCGGCCAACATAAAAATCTTTACCAGCGCCCGAATCTAACTCTTCTTCCAATGCGGCAAAACCAGCAAACTGCCAATTATCACCTTGATGAATAAAACGCACTGCACCGTCAATTGGAGTAATCACTTTTTGGCCATCATCACTGCCTGCGCCAATGCGCCGCGTATGGATAAGCTTAGTATTTTGCTCTGCATTAACATTCATCACGCCAATATCTTGGGTAAAAAACGGCCGTTTATCTGTCACTAAGGTCTCAACGGTTGAGTAATTCAAATCAAGCTCGTCACTATCCACTTGGCCAAAATCAGGGTTAACCGCCAAGCTCAATTTTTGATGATGATCGGGTTTAAACACCAAATCAAAACCCATGTCGGTATTGGAGGCCTCACCAACAAAATCCTGTTGATGCGTCGCATACGGAATAAATGCCCACTGTTGTTGCTCTGGAATTGACGCTTGGATCTTTGGCATTTTGAGATAAAAATCACTGTTGCTAGTCGTTTGTGGCTGCGACGCATAAATGTGATTCGTGGCAAGTTCATAAAGCTGCAATGATACCCCCACATTAGCCATGCCATCATTAGTGCGATTTGGCTTAAACGAAACCGAATGCCAAGGAATAAAAACCTCAGAACTCCAGTAATCTTTATATTCATAAAATGCTGACTGCCAAATTCCATCCCAATCAGCATCTGTGGTGAGCTGCGGCGTTAACACCGCATCTTGCACGCCACCACCGAGTGTTACTGCAAACTGATAAGCCCCGCTGCCATCACCCGAAAAATCAATCACAAACCGATTAAAATCAGCTTGCATAAAGGCATCTTGCAGATTGTATTGTTTTTTACGCTCCCCTTGTTTTTGCCAATTTTTAAAACCGATATAAATACCATCTGCAGTCGCAAAAGCGCGGCCCTCCACCTTGTTTTGAGTTTGCATTAAAGTAGCAGGTACCACTTGGTAAAAGTCACGATAAATTGCAGCACCTTGCCAAGCGGCTTCATCAAGCTTGCCATCAACCTGAATTTCATTAGCCAAAACGGTTTGTCCACTTACTAAAGCCAATATCAATAAGCGAGTTCGCATCACATTATTCCTGTTAAAAATTTTTATTTATCAAAGCAAATTTAACGCGAAAAAAAGCTGATATTTTCCTGAATAAGACTGAGTAAAGACTTATAAATATTGACTTTATGATGGATCGCGGTATTTTTGGCGAGGAATGGTAAACAGGTGTGATATGACAGCAGAAAAACAACAAGAGCACACTTCGTCACAGGTAAAAGATGAACTTTTACATGTTCAATTTGGCGATTTTATTTTTGATCTCGGCCAAGATGAGCTCATCCATCATCATTCACGCGCCATCACAAAATTAGAACCGCAAGTTTCGCAATTACTACACCTTTTTGTAACCCACCCCGCGGAAGTATTAAGTAAAGAATATTTACAAGACACGCTGTGGCCCAATACCATAGTCGAACAAAATAGTTTGTATCAACTACTGACTAAAATTCGCCGTTTATTAAATGACTCAAGCCGCTCGCCTCAATACATTAAAACGCTGCCTAAAAAAGGTTACTGCTTCATTGCACCGGTTACCCGCTATAACCCGCAAGCCAAACCCATCAATGACAGCGTAATCAACAATACTAACGTTTCTGAGCCCAATTATCTTTGGCTTTGGTTAGTACCAGCCCTAATCATTTGCTTTAGCGCATATGCCTTTTTTAGCCAGTATGATGTCGCTCCCGAAACGCCTCAGTATCAATTGCAAGATGTGAGCTATGAGCTAGGGCTTGAGTCTGATGTGGATGTGCATATCAGCGAAAACTTAATGGCCTATGTCAAAGATATTTACACCCTGCATATATCCAATAAACAAGGGCAAGTACTACATCAACTCAACTCCCCATATCGAGTGGCCTTTCCAACATGGCAAAGCACTGGCAGTTTGCTGGCGTATTGGCGCTATAAAGAAGATCAGTGCGAATTGTTTATTATGACCCCGCAAGGTGCGCAAAATCACCAAGCGCCATCGATTGCATGTGAGTCAGCCATTCGCCCCGTATGGAAAAGCAGCGATGAATTAGTGTTAAGTGTGTTACAAAAAGGCCAACTGACTCCCTATTTATATCGCATTAGTCAGCAAGATTTAGTCAAACTCCCCCTTTCAATGCCCAGACAATCCATTTATAAAGGGGCGGTCAAAGTGTGGAATGGTGACGTTTTTTACCTCCTCAATCACGCCAACCACCAAAGTAGCTTAATCAAACTCAATGGTGAAACCGTCATGAACTGGGATTTTCCGGTTTGGCTTGCCGCTTATAACCCCAAAACTCAGGCAATTATCACTAATGACAGCAGCCAGCGCCACGCCTTAGTGGCAACTCATTTAGATGGCCGCCAATATGAGGTTTATCAAACGGCTCAAGGCCTGTTTACCAATGTATCTATTGATCAACAAGGAGACATTTATACTGCGATTGAAAGCTGGCAAGTTAATATTCGTGATAAAGATCAACTCCCTATTTTTTCAACCTCGAGCATTGATTACCTTCCAGTCAGTAATCGCTTAGGCGAAACCGCATTTATGTCACGGCGCAGCGGCGTATGCGAAGTGTATTTGCATGCCGACAACCAAGTGGTGCGTTTATCTCATCACAAGGGATATGAATACGTTCAATTTTTAGAATGGCGCCCCGACTTATCGATGCTGTTATCCAATCGGGATTTAGATTTAGCCTTGTATGACAGACAAGGCCAAGTGTTGCAATTTACCACCGAACTTAATGAAAAAATTCGTAATATTGGCTGGTATAACAACAATACGGTGTACGCATTTGATGGTCAGCAACTGCATTTTTATAGCTTGCAAGGCCACCTCATCAATGCCATCCACCTTGATGCGCAATTTGTTTATTTTGATGCGCAGGCAAAGCGGTGGTTACGACTTAAAAACCGCATTTTATATAGCCAAGATGATTTAAATAGCACAGGCACAGAACTCGCCAAATTAACCACACAACAAACAAACCTGTTGCATAACATTCGGCTGAAAAATAATACCCTGTATTGGCAGTCA includes the following:
- a CDS encoding DUF5916 domain-containing protein is translated as MRTRLLILALVSGQTVLANEIQVDGKLDEAAWQGAAIYRDFYQVVPATLMQTQNKVEGRAFATADGIYIGFKNWQKQGERKKQYNLQDAFMQADFNRFVIDFSGDGSGAYQFAVTLGGGVQDAVLTPQLTTDADWDGIWQSAFYEYKDYWSSEVFIPWHSVSFKPNRTNDGMANVGVSLQLYELATNHIYASQPQTTSNSDFYLKMPKIQASIPEQQQWAFIPYATHQQDFVGEASNTDMGFDLVFKPDHHQKLSLAVNPDFGQVDSDELDLNYSTVETLVTDKRPFFTQDIGVMNVNAEQNTKLIHTRRIGAGSDDGQKVITPIDGAVRFIHQGDNWQFAGFAALEEELDSGAGKDFYVGRARYREDTWQSGVLVTHTERPWRDRNAQTAAWDSQYQSDTWSWQSALLASAVTERGEDSQGYGVSTNIKYQFDPNTHLTGRYLRLDDEFDNNDLGYRKRNNWRFNELYFSHAVNYSSGFINRIQYNVQLNYESNDSGLKLPATQSYWASFILADGSSFDASFDYQTAGWDDLIGAGLGQYENRDLLKSWFFYGSPYTGSFSWAASFRLDQEGIDGLAQQYAVDMTWMPHENWSLKFNNFYRQGDGMVIASGPGQVAEYDRRLFANYINVSGLLSDKLELSMIFQWAILDADTKAVYDIRGHHLSPVSAVDNSFTDQRFTSQIKLRYRLGAYSDIYVVYNRGAGQFDQDVGSKEWLSELNSMWQQREQDQLTFKVRYLF
- a CDS encoding winged helix-turn-helix domain-containing protein yields the protein MTAEKQQEHTSSQVKDELLHVQFGDFIFDLGQDELIHHHSRAITKLEPQVSQLLHLFVTHPAEVLSKEYLQDTLWPNTIVEQNSLYQLLTKIRRLLNDSSRSPQYIKTLPKKGYCFIAPVTRYNPQAKPINDSVINNTNVSEPNYLWLWLVPALIICFSAYAFFSQYDVAPETPQYQLQDVSYELGLESDVDVHISENLMAYVKDIYTLHISNKQGQVLHQLNSPYRVAFPTWQSTGSLLAYWRYKEDQCELFIMTPQGAQNHQAPSIACESAIRPVWKSSDELVLSVLQKGQLTPYLYRISQQDLVKLPLSMPRQSIYKGAVKVWNGDVFYLLNHANHQSSLIKLNGETVMNWDFPVWLAAYNPKTQAIITNDSSQRHALVATHLDGRQYEVYQTAQGLFTNVSIDQQGDIYTAIESWQVNIRDKDQLPIFSTSSIDYLPVSNRLGETAFMSRRSGVCEVYLHADNQVVRLSHHKGYEYVQFLEWRPDLSMLLSNRDLDLALYDRQGQVLQFTTELNEKIRNIGWYNNNTVYAFDGQQLHFYSLQGHLINAIHLDAQFVYFDAQAKRWLRLKNRILYSQDDLNSTGTELAKLTTQQTNLLHNIRLKNNTLYWQSSWSKQDYIWRLPLEAGQDANIVKQGNLIWHFDISPYEELTIAKMEALEGDIKRLVATSIKP